A window from Micromonospora terminaliae encodes these proteins:
- the ald gene encoding alanine dehydrogenase: protein MKVGIPREVKNHEYRVAITPAGVNEFTRHGHEVFVESGAGVGSSITDDEFAAAGAKILATADEVWDTAELVLKVKEPIAEEYHRMREGQVLFTYLHLAASKECTDALVDRKVTGIAYETVELPDRSLPLLAPMSEVAGRLAPQVGAFYMMRTGGGRGVLPGGVSGVYAAKTVVIGAGVSGLNAAAIALGLQSEVLLLDKNVARLRQADAIYRGHLQTVASNAYEIERAVLDADLVIGAVLVPGAKAPKLISNELVSRMKPGSVLVDIAIDQGGCFEDSRPTTHADPVYKVHDSIFYCVANMPGAVPNTSTYALTNVTLPYALELANQGWQQALRNDPALALGLNTHAGQVVYGPVAEAHGMDVLPLAEVLG, encoded by the coding sequence GTGAAGGTCGGAATCCCACGCGAGGTCAAGAACCACGAGTACCGCGTGGCGATCACGCCCGCGGGCGTCAACGAGTTCACCCGCCACGGCCACGAGGTCTTCGTCGAGTCCGGCGCGGGCGTCGGCTCCAGCATCACCGACGACGAGTTCGCCGCCGCCGGCGCCAAGATCCTGGCCACCGCCGACGAGGTCTGGGACACCGCCGAGCTGGTGCTCAAGGTGAAGGAGCCGATCGCCGAGGAGTACCACCGGATGCGCGAGGGGCAGGTGCTCTTCACCTACCTGCACCTGGCCGCCTCGAAGGAGTGCACCGACGCGCTGGTCGACCGGAAGGTCACCGGCATCGCCTACGAGACCGTCGAGCTGCCCGACCGCTCGCTGCCGCTGCTCGCCCCGATGTCCGAGGTGGCCGGCCGGCTCGCCCCGCAGGTCGGCGCCTTCTACATGATGCGCACCGGCGGGGGCCGGGGCGTGCTGCCCGGCGGCGTCTCCGGCGTGTACGCGGCCAAGACCGTCGTCATCGGCGCCGGTGTCTCCGGCCTGAACGCCGCCGCCATCGCGCTGGGCCTGCAGTCCGAGGTGCTGCTGCTGGACAAGAACGTCGCCCGGCTGCGCCAGGCCGACGCCATCTACCGGGGCCACCTGCAGACCGTCGCCTCCAACGCCTACGAGATCGAGCGGGCCGTGCTCGACGCCGACCTGGTCATCGGCGCGGTGCTGGTGCCCGGCGCGAAGGCCCCGAAGCTCATCTCCAACGAGCTGGTCTCCCGGATGAAGCCGGGCAGCGTGCTCGTCGACATCGCCATCGACCAGGGCGGCTGCTTCGAGGACTCGCGCCCCACCACGCACGCCGACCCGGTGTACAAGGTCCACGACTCGATCTTCTACTGCGTGGCGAACATGCCGGGCGCGGTGCCGAACACCAGCACCTACGCGCTGACCAACGTCACCCTGCCGTACGCCCTCGAACTGGCCAACCAGGGCTGGCAGCAGGCGCTGCGCAACGACCCAGCGCTCGCTCTCGGCCTGAACACCCACGCCGGCCAGGTCGTCTACGGCCCGGTCGCCGAGGCGCACGGCATGGACGTGCTGCCGCTGGCCGAGGTGCTGGGCTGA
- a CDS encoding site-specific tyrosine recombinase XerD, giving the protein MTASAARAGAGVEPAPALRRAVRGYLDHLTVERGLSANTLASYRRDLDRYLSTLAAAGVTDLAAVGAAGIEAHLARLRGGDAEHPPLAVSSVARAASAVRGLHRFALREGMTGADPGRDVRPPAPPRRLPRALPVDAVVRLLETAGPVTATGDAAPRALRDRALLEFLYGTGARISEAIGSAVDDLDLDAGTVLLRGKGGKTRLVPVGGYAAEALRAWLVRGRPALLATGRGTPALFVNARGGPLTRQGAWTVLRAAADRAGLPVDGPDAVSPHTLRHSYATHLLDGGADVRVVQELLGHASVTTTQVYTLVTVERLREVYATAHPRAHG; this is encoded by the coding sequence CTGACGGCCTCTGCGGCCAGGGCCGGTGCGGGCGTCGAGCCCGCGCCGGCCCTGCGCCGTGCCGTCCGGGGCTACCTGGACCATCTCACCGTCGAGCGGGGACTGTCCGCGAACACCCTCGCCTCCTACCGCCGGGACCTGGACCGTTATCTGTCCACGCTGGCCGCCGCCGGGGTGACCGACCTGGCCGCCGTCGGCGCCGCCGGCATCGAGGCGCACCTGGCCCGGCTGCGCGGCGGCGACGCCGAGCACCCGCCGCTCGCCGTCTCGTCCGTCGCCCGCGCGGCCAGCGCCGTGCGCGGCCTGCACCGCTTCGCGCTGCGCGAGGGGATGACCGGCGCCGACCCCGGCCGCGACGTCCGCCCGCCCGCCCCGCCGCGCCGGCTGCCCCGGGCGCTGCCGGTCGACGCCGTGGTGCGGCTGCTGGAGACCGCCGGCCCGGTCACCGCCACGGGCGACGCCGCGCCCCGCGCGCTGCGCGACCGGGCGCTGCTGGAGTTCCTGTACGGCACCGGCGCGCGCATCTCCGAGGCGATCGGGTCCGCCGTGGACGACCTCGACCTCGACGCCGGAACCGTGCTGCTGCGCGGCAAGGGCGGCAAGACCCGGCTCGTGCCGGTCGGCGGGTACGCGGCCGAGGCGCTGCGCGCCTGGCTGGTGCGGGGCCGCCCGGCGCTGCTGGCCACCGGCCGGGGCACCCCGGCGCTCTTCGTGAACGCCCGCGGCGGCCCGCTCACCCGCCAGGGCGCCTGGACCGTGCTGCGCGCCGCGGCCGACCGGGCCGGCCTGCCGGTCGACGGGCCCGACGCCGTCTCCCCGCACACCCTGCGCCACTCGTACGCCACCCACCTGCTCGACGGCGGCGCCGACGTGCGGGTGGTGCAGGAACTGCTCGGCCACGCCTCGGTGACCACCACCCAGGTGTACACGTTGGTCACCGTGGAACGGCTCCGTGAGGTCTACGCGACCGCCCACCCGCGTGCTCACGGGTGA
- a CDS encoding ParA family protein: MAGNGDRAETWTSELREQQATLGADLGPADPAAYTMRKPIPEPMPTDRHGPARIIAMANQKGGVGKTTTTINLGAALAEYGRKVLLVDFDPQGALSVGLGVNPHNLDLSVYNLLMQDDVTAEDVLIKTDVAGLHLLPANIDLSAAEIQLVNEVAREMALARVLRTIRKEYDFILIDCQPSLGLLAINALTVAHGVLIPLECEFFSLRGVALLLDTIDKVRERLNFDLELEGILATMYDSRTTHCRQVLQRVVEAFGDKVYQTVITKTVKFPESTVAGAPITTLDPASSGARNYRQLAREVIAAQAER, encoded by the coding sequence ATGGCAGGAAACGGTGACCGTGCCGAGACCTGGACGTCGGAGCTCCGTGAGCAGCAGGCGACGCTGGGCGCCGACCTCGGCCCCGCCGACCCGGCCGCGTACACCATGCGCAAGCCGATCCCGGAGCCGATGCCGACCGACCGGCACGGCCCCGCGCGGATCATCGCGATGGCCAACCAGAAGGGTGGCGTCGGCAAGACCACGACCACCATCAACCTGGGCGCCGCGCTCGCCGAGTACGGCCGCAAGGTGCTGCTGGTCGACTTCGACCCGCAGGGCGCCCTCTCCGTGGGCCTCGGCGTCAACCCGCACAACCTCGATCTGTCGGTCTACAACCTGCTCATGCAGGACGACGTCACCGCCGAGGACGTGCTGATCAAGACCGACGTGGCCGGGCTGCACCTGCTGCCCGCCAACATCGACCTCTCCGCCGCCGAGATCCAGCTGGTCAACGAGGTCGCGCGGGAGATGGCCCTGGCCCGGGTGCTCCGCACGATCCGCAAGGAGTACGACTTCATCCTGATCGACTGCCAGCCCTCGCTGGGCCTGCTGGCGATCAACGCGCTGACCGTGGCGCACGGCGTGCTCATCCCGCTGGAGTGCGAGTTCTTCAGCCTGCGCGGTGTCGCGCTGCTGCTGGACACCATCGACAAGGTGCGCGAGCGACTCAACTTCGACCTGGAGCTCGAAGGCATCCTCGCCACCATGTACGACAGCCGCACCACCCACTGCCGCCAGGTGCTCCAGCGGGTGGTCGAGGCGTTCGGCGACAAGGTCTACCAGACGGTCATCACCAAGACGGTCAAGTTCCCCGAGTCGACGGTGGCCGGCGCGCCGATCACCACCCTCGACCCGGCCTCCTCGGGCGCGCGCAACTACCGCCAGCTCGCCCGCGAGGTGATCGCCGCCCAGGCGGAGCGGTAG
- a CDS encoding segregation and condensation protein A, giving the protein MTAPPLDPPHGAADPVAAAELAAEVDGVVPADPATVEETSGFTVRLDNFTGPFDLLLQLISKHKLDVTEVALHKVTDEFIAYLRAMGDQWDLDETSEFLLVAATLLDLKAARLLPAAEVEDEEDLALLEARDLLFARLLQYKAYKEAAAHIAELESVGGRRYPRAVTLEPRYAEALPDLVLGIGPERLLKLALRAMTPKPVPEVSIAHVHMVRVSVREHAEIISERLRRAGTASFSLLCADCEMTLEVVARFLALLELYRQGLVAFVQEQALEELTVRWTGSADAGAELTIDEYAGSPEPAAPPADAPSAPADDAAPTQSAAADDAAPTQE; this is encoded by the coding sequence GTGACCGCACCGCCCCTCGACCCGCCGCACGGCGCCGCCGACCCGGTGGCCGCCGCCGAGCTGGCCGCCGAGGTCGACGGTGTGGTGCCGGCCGACCCGGCCACCGTCGAGGAGACCAGCGGCTTCACCGTCCGGCTGGACAACTTCACCGGCCCGTTCGACCTGCTGCTCCAGCTCATCAGCAAGCACAAGCTCGACGTCACCGAGGTGGCCCTGCACAAGGTCACCGACGAGTTCATCGCCTACCTGCGCGCCATGGGCGACCAGTGGGACCTGGACGAGACGAGCGAGTTCCTGCTGGTCGCGGCCACGCTGCTCGACCTGAAGGCGGCCCGGCTGCTGCCCGCCGCCGAGGTGGAGGACGAGGAGGACCTGGCCCTCCTGGAGGCCCGGGACCTGCTGTTCGCCCGGCTGTTGCAGTACAAGGCGTACAAGGAGGCGGCGGCGCACATCGCCGAGCTGGAGTCGGTGGGCGGGCGGCGCTATCCGCGGGCGGTCACGCTCGAACCCCGGTACGCCGAGGCGCTGCCCGACCTGGTGCTCGGCATCGGCCCGGAACGGCTGCTCAAGCTGGCGCTCAGGGCCATGACCCCGAAGCCGGTGCCGGAGGTGTCCATCGCGCACGTGCACATGGTCCGGGTCAGCGTCCGGGAGCACGCCGAGATCATCTCCGAGCGGCTGCGCCGCGCCGGCACCGCCAGCTTCTCGCTGCTCTGCGCCGACTGTGAGATGACCCTCGAGGTGGTGGCCCGGTTCCTGGCGCTGCTGGAGCTCTACCGGCAGGGCCTCGTCGCCTTCGTCCAGGAGCAGGCGCTGGAGGAGCTGACGGTCCGCTGGACCGGCTCCGCCGACGCCGGCGCCGAGCTGACCATCGACGAGTACGCCGGCTCCCCGGAGCCCGCCGCCCCGCCGGCGGACGCCCCCTCCGCCCCGGCGGACGACGCCGCGCCGACACAGTCCGCGGCGGCGGACGACGCCGCGCCGACACAGGAGTGA
- the scpB gene encoding SMC-Scp complex subunit ScpB codes for MSDEERRDSLADQAAAWVPPWERPTPPKPATSGTLGEPEPPATPAEPATSASAEPEPSAEPELSAEPELSAEPEPVPAPRTPVPPPAGAAVEILDTYRSPRTETVQDPAGESASEPEAASGAGESAPGAEDRIHPDGRTGPDAGPGEPAGEGGVPGKRGRRRPAPEPEPAPVLDDAELRGALEAILLVVDQPVSELTLAQVLEQSPERIGPMLDEIAAGYTAAGHGFELRRAAGGWRLYTRPEYATYVERFVLEGQSVRLTQAALETLAVIAYKQPVTRSRISAIRGVNCDGVIRTLVSRGLVEECGTEADSGAFLYRTTTMFLEKLGLNSVDDLPPLAPFLPDDVEELADATR; via the coding sequence ATGAGCGACGAGGAACGCCGCGACTCGCTGGCCGACCAGGCAGCAGCCTGGGTCCCCCCGTGGGAGCGGCCGACCCCGCCGAAGCCCGCCACGAGCGGGACGCTCGGCGAGCCCGAGCCGCCCGCGACACCGGCTGAGCCGGCTACTTCGGCGTCCGCCGAGCCGGAGCCGTCGGCCGAGCCGGAGCTGTCGGCCGAGCCGGAGCTGTCGGCCGAGCCGGAGCCCGTACCCGCGCCTCGGACGCCCGTGCCGCCGCCCGCCGGCGCCGCGGTCGAGATCTTGGACACCTACCGTTCGCCTCGAACGGAAACTGTCCAAGATCCGGCGGGGGAGAGCGCGTCGGAGCCGGAGGCGGCGTCGGGAGCGGGCGAGTCGGCCCCGGGCGCCGAGGACAGGATTCACCCCGACGGGCGCACCGGCCCCGACGCCGGACCCGGCGAGCCTGCGGGGGAGGGCGGCGTACCCGGGAAGCGGGGACGGCGGCGACCGGCGCCGGAGCCGGAGCCCGCGCCCGTGCTGGACGACGCCGAGCTGCGCGGCGCGCTGGAGGCCATCCTGCTGGTGGTGGACCAGCCGGTCAGCGAGCTGACCCTGGCCCAGGTGCTCGAGCAGTCCCCGGAGCGGATCGGCCCGATGCTCGACGAGATCGCGGCCGGCTACACGGCCGCGGGGCACGGCTTCGAGCTGCGCCGGGCCGCGGGTGGCTGGCGTCTCTACACCCGCCCGGAATACGCGACCTACGTCGAGCGGTTCGTACTGGAGGGCCAGAGCGTCCGGCTGACCCAGGCCGCGCTGGAGACCCTCGCGGTGATCGCCTACAAGCAGCCGGTGACCCGGTCGCGGATCTCCGCCATCCGGGGCGTCAACTGCGACGGGGTGATCCGTACGCTGGTGTCCCGGGGCCTGGTCGAGGAGTGCGGCACCGAAGCGGACAGCGGTGCGTTCCTCTACCGGACCACCACGATGTTCCTGGAGAAGCTGGGGTTGAACTCGGTGGACGACCTGCCGCCCCTGGCCCCCTTCCTCCCCGACGACGTAGAAGAGCTTGCCGATGCGACGCGATGA
- a CDS encoding pseudouridine synthase has translation MRRDDRAPKPDAPVYEGAERLQKVLAAAGVGSRRACEDLIFRRRVTVNGRVAQLGDKADPARDVIHVDGERLQADVRLVYVAMNKPRGVVTTMADEKGRTELADFIGARLEQRVYHVGRLDADSEGLLLLTNDGTLAHKLMHPSYEVLKTYLAEVAGPIPRNLGKRLTAGVELEDGPVKVDSFKVVGTLGKTAQVELTLHEGRKHIVRRLMAEMGHPVSRLVRTSIGPIKLGDLRTGRLRRLTNAEVAALFKAVGD, from the coding sequence ATGCGACGCGATGACCGTGCCCCGAAGCCCGACGCCCCCGTGTACGAGGGTGCCGAGCGCCTCCAGAAGGTGCTCGCCGCCGCGGGGGTGGGATCGCGGCGCGCCTGTGAGGACCTGATCTTCCGGCGCCGGGTCACCGTCAACGGCCGCGTGGCCCAGCTCGGCGACAAGGCGGACCCGGCGCGCGACGTGATCCACGTGGACGGGGAGCGGCTCCAGGCCGACGTCCGCCTGGTCTACGTGGCGATGAACAAGCCGCGCGGGGTGGTCACCACCATGGCCGACGAGAAGGGCCGCACCGAGCTCGCCGACTTCATCGGCGCGCGGCTGGAGCAGCGGGTCTACCACGTCGGGCGGCTCGACGCCGACAGCGAGGGCCTGCTCCTGCTCACCAACGACGGCACCCTCGCCCACAAGCTCATGCACCCGTCGTACGAGGTGCTCAAGACCTACCTCGCCGAGGTGGCCGGGCCGATCCCGCGCAACCTGGGCAAGCGGCTGACGGCCGGCGTCGAGCTGGAGGACGGGCCGGTGAAGGTCGACTCCTTCAAGGTGGTGGGCACCCTGGGCAAGACCGCCCAGGTGGAGCTGACCCTGCACGAGGGGCGCAAGCACATCGTCCGGCGCCTGATGGCCGAGATGGGACACCCGGTGTCCCGGCTGGTGCGTACCTCGATCGGTCCGATCAAGCTCGGCGACCTGCGCACCGGGCGGCTGCGCCGGCTGACCAACGCGGAGGTCGCCGCCCTGTTCAAGGCCGTGGGTGACTGA
- the cmk gene encoding (d)CMP kinase has protein sequence MEQNVRAGRCVVAVDGPSGSGKSTVSRRLAVSIGARYLDTGAMYRALTWAVLRSGVDLTDTESVAKVAGEVDLRIGTDPEGYGVTADGVDVAKEIRGPEVTGAVSAVAAVGAVRELLVTRQRQVIAEAGRIVVEGRDIGSVVAPDADLKVYLTASEAARAQRRSAEDAADVAATAADLARRDKLDSTRKVNPLQQAADAVVLDTTELGIDEVVARLRALLSERGVA, from the coding sequence GTGGAGCAAAACGTACGGGCCGGGCGCTGCGTGGTCGCTGTGGACGGGCCGTCCGGTTCGGGCAAGTCCACCGTGTCGCGGCGGCTCGCGGTCAGCATCGGCGCCCGCTACCTCGACACCGGCGCCATGTACCGGGCGCTCACCTGGGCGGTCCTGCGCTCGGGCGTCGACCTGACCGACACCGAGTCGGTGGCCAAGGTCGCCGGCGAGGTCGACCTGCGCATCGGCACCGACCCCGAGGGGTACGGCGTGACCGCCGACGGCGTCGACGTGGCCAAGGAGATCCGCGGCCCCGAGGTGACCGGGGCGGTGTCCGCCGTGGCCGCCGTGGGCGCCGTCCGCGAACTGCTGGTCACCCGGCAGCGCCAGGTGATCGCCGAGGCCGGCCGGATCGTGGTCGAGGGCCGCGACATCGGCTCGGTGGTGGCGCCCGACGCCGACCTGAAGGTCTACCTGACCGCCTCCGAGGCGGCCCGCGCCCAGCGGCGCAGCGCCGAGGACGCCGCCGACGTCGCGGCGACCGCCGCCGACCTGGCCCGCCGGGACAAGCTGGACTCGACCCGCAAGGTCAACCCGCTCCAGCAGGCCGCCGACGCGGTCGTGCTGGACACCACCGAGCTCGGCATCGACGAGGTCGTCGCCCGCCTGCGCGCGCTGCTCAGCGAGCGGGGTGTGGCATGA